A window of Panthera leo isolate Ple1 chromosome D2, P.leo_Ple1_pat1.1, whole genome shotgun sequence contains these coding sequences:
- the LOC122201675 gene encoding LOW QUALITY PROTEIN: zinc finger protein 33B-like (The sequence of the model RefSeq protein was modified relative to this genomic sequence to represent the inferred CDS: deleted 1 base in 1 codon), with the protein MDKSRGSLSFGDVTVDFSWEEWQCLNPAQRTLYRDVMLENYHNFVSVGFLINKPEVIFRLEEGEEPWIVKEEFLYQNYPEVWETDHKKGRRQENQRKPMWEVAFISKKTLTKERGNVTGKPFNLDTNSFPSRESLCQCDSYGVSFSCISELCIYMKNYLGKKTDEFNDCGKLLVSIEHKKTPTSEKSEFFKHGETFSHDEDPVDREKIQSVEQNFEYYVYQETFPEKATLSTYKRAITEENHSECIEYGRTFFPDSSFLLRHLNASEENHCGLRGCGKSLCVKSTLLKPHGARMKPSECSESGDRFRGDLCLPQLQKTHTGEKHFECNECGKAFWEKSHLTRHQRIHTGEKRFQCNECGKTFWEKSNLTKHQRSHTGEKPYVCNECGKAFSHKSALTLHQRTHTGEKPYQCSACGKTFYQKSDLTKHQRTHTGLKPYECYECGKSFCMNSHLTVHQRTHTGEKPFECPDCGKSFCQKSHLTQHQRTHIGDKPYKCNACGKTFYHKSVLTRHQIIHTGLKPYECYECGKTFCLKSDLTVHQRTHTGEKPFVCPECGKFFSHKSTLSQHYRTHTGEKPFECHECGKIFYNKSYLTKHNRTHTGEKPYECNVCGKTFCQKSQLTQHQRIHIGEKPYECNECGKAFCHKSALIVHQRTHRAEKPYKCNECGKSFCVKSGLTLHQRKHTGEKPYECNECGKSFSHKSSLTVHYRAHTGEKSCQCNECGKIFYRKSDLAKHQRSHTGEKPYECNTCGKTFSQKSNLIVHQRTHTGENLMIAVGVRNGELWFSSRYASENARCGGSNVDVLNVE; encoded by the exons AAGTCTGGGAAACTGAtcacaagaaaggaaggaggcaagaaaaCCAGCGTAAACCTATGTGGGAAGTTGCATTCATCAGTAAGAAAACACTGACCAAGGAACGAGGTAATGTAACAGGAAAACCATTTAACCTGGACACAAATTCGTTTCCTTCCAGAGAAAGCCTCTGTCAGTGTGACTCATATGGAGTGAGTTTCAGCTGTATTTCTGAATTGTGTATCTATATGAAAAACTATTTAGGAAAAAAGACTGATGAATTTAATGACTGTGGAAAATTACTGGTCAGTATTGAACACAAGAAAACTCCTACTAGCgagaaaagtgaattttttaaacatgggGAAACTTTCAGTCATGATGAGGACCCTGTTGATCGTGAGAAGATTCAAAGTGTAGAGCAAAATTTTGAATATTACGTGTATCAAGAAACCTTTCCCGAAAAGGCAACATTGAGTACGTACAAGAGAGCGATCACTGAAGAGAATCACTCTGAATGTATTGAATATGGGAGAACCTTCTTTCCTGACTCCTCTTTCCTGTTACGTCACCTGAATGCCTCCGAAGAGAATCACTGTGGACTGCGTGGTTGTGGGAAATCGTTATGTGTGAAGTCTACCCTTTTGAAACCTCATGGGGCACGTATGAAACCCTCGGAGTGTAGTGAGAGTGGGGATCGTTTCCGGGGGGATTTGTGCCTTCCACAACTTCAGAAAactcatacaggagagaaacACTTTGAatgcaatgaatgtgggaaagcgtTTTGGGAGAAGTCCCACCTCACTCGACATCAGAGGATACACACGGGAGAGAAACGCTTTCAgtgtaatgaatgtggaaaaacTTTCTGGGAGAAGTCAAATCTCACGAAACATCAGAGAtcacacacaggggagaagccctATGTGTGCAACGAGTGTGGTAAAGCCTTCAGCCACAAGTCAGCCCTCACGTTACACCAGAgaacacacacaggggagaaacccTATCAATGTAGTGCATGTGGGAAAACTTTTTACCAGAAGTCAGACCTCACCAAACACCAGAGAACACACACAGGTTTGAAACCTTATGAATGCtatgaatgtgggaaatctttcTGTATGAATTCACACCTTACAGTGCATCAGAGAACTCATACAGGGGAGAAACCATTTGAATGTCCTGACTGTGGGAAATCTTTCTGTCAGAAGTCACATCTTACACAACATCAGAGAACCCATATAGGGGATAAGCCCTACAAATGTAATGCATGCGGGAAAACTTTCTACCACAAGTCAGTTCTCACTAGGCATCAGATAATTCATACAGGGTTGAAACCTTATGAATGTTACGAATGTGGAAAAACCTTCTGCTTGAAGTCTGACCTCACAGTgcatcagagaactcacacaggagagaaaccctttGTGTGTCCTGAATGTGGGAAATTCTTCAGCCATAAGTCTACCCTCTCTCAACATTACAGGACacatacaggagagaaacccttCGAATGTCACGAATgtggaaaaatattctataataaatCGTACCTGACTAAACACAATAggacacacacaggggagaaacccTACGAATGTAATGTATGTGGGAAAACGTTCTGCCAGAAGTCTCAGCTCACTCAGCACCAGAGAATCCACAtaggagagaaaccctatgagtgTAATGAATGTGGAAAGGCTTTCTGTCACAAATCAGCTCTAATTGTGCACCAGAGAACTCATAGAGCAGAAAAGCcctataaatgtaatgaatgtgggaagtcTTTCTGTGTGAAGTCAGGACTTACTTTACATCAGAGAAAACACACAGGGgaaaaaccctatgaatgtaacgAATGTGGGAAATCCTTCAGTCACAAATCATCCCTCACAGTGCATTATAGGGCTCACACAGGGGAGAAATCTTGTcagtgtaatgaatgtgggaaaattTTTTACCGAAAATCAGACCTTGCTAAGCATCAGAGGTCACACACAGGCGAGAAGCCCTATGAATGTAACACATGTGGAAAAACCTTCTCTCAGAAGTCAAACCTCATTGTACATCAGAGAACACATACAGGAGAA AACCTTATGATTGCAGTGGGTGTTAGGAATGGTGAGCTGTGGTTCAGTAGCCGCTATGCTTCAGAGAACGCACGCTGTGGAGGAAGTAATGTCGATGTTCTGAATGTTGAGTAA